The following is a genomic window from Opitutus sp. GAS368.
TCAAAGCCCAGGAATACCGCGACAAGATCAAGCGCGCCAACGGCGACCCCGAGAAAATGCCGCCGCGCGACCTGGCCCTCGAGGAGATCGTCGAGGTGCTCGACGGCAAGCGCATCGTCCAGAACCACACGCACCGCCACGACGACATCCTTACCGTGCTCCGCCTTTCCAAGGAATTCGGCTTCAAGGTCGTGCTCCACCACGTCAGCGAGGGTTGGAAGGTGGCCGACGAGATCGCCGCCGCCCACGCCCCGTGCTCCGTCATCATGATCGACTCCCCGGGCGGCAAGCTCGAGACGCGCGACGCCGACTGGCGCACGCCCGCCATCCTGGAAAAAGCCGGTGTGCTCGTCGGCTTCCACACCGACGATCCGATCACCGACTCCCGCCTCTTCATCCGCTCGGCCGCGCTCGCAGTCCGCGCCGGCATGACGCGCAAGGGCGCGCTTGAGGCCGTTACCATCGCCAACGCCAAGATCCTCGGCCTCGACGCCCGCGTCGGCTCGCTCGAGCCCGGCAAGGACGCCGACTTCATCCTGCTCTCGGGCGACCCGCTGAGCGTCTACACCCACGTCGAGGAGACGTGGGTCGAGGGCAAGAAGGTCTTCGACCGCTCGCGTCCCGAGGATCACCTTTACGCCGTCGGTGGCCCGGGCGCCGGCGATTCCCGCCGCGCCCAGCTCTGCTGCTTCACCAGTGCCTGGGACCTTATCGCCGCCGCCAATGGAGGTGACCAATGAAAACCGCTATCCGCTTCTTCCTCCTCGCCTCGCTCCTCGCCGCGCCGTTCGCGCTGCGCGCCGAGGACCTCGCCATCACGGGTGACACCGTCTACACCATGGCCGGGGCGCCCCTAAAAAACGGCGTCGTGCTCGTGCACGACGGCAAGATCGAGGCCGTGGGCCCCGCCGCCTCGGTGAAAATCCCCGCCGGCTACCGCGTGCTCAAGGCTGCGGTCGTCACGCCGGGGCTCATCGATGCCCACGCCACTGTCGGTCTGTCCGGTTTGCTCAACCAAACGCAGGATCAGGACATGCTCGACAAGTCCTCGTCCGTGCAACCCGAGCTGCGTGCGATCGACGCCTACAACGCCAAGGATCCGCTCGTCGCCTGGGTGCGTTCGTTCGGCGTCACCACCGTCAACACCGGTCACGCGCCGGCGGCCCTCA
Proteins encoded in this region:
- a CDS encoding amidohydrolase family protein — its product is MHTRPLLCLAAVLGLAASLGAQEKTQVFKGAQIIPIAGEPIANGVFVVVGGKIVAVGAADKVPIPAGAEIHDATGKVLMPGLIDSHSHIGAGSGGDGSGPIQPDARVLDSLDARDASIQKARAGGITTVNVMPGSGHLISGQTLYLKLRSARVVDDLLIKLPDGTNAGGLKMANGTNSMKGANGFPGTRAKSAALVREEYIKAQEYRDKIKRANGDPEKMPPRDLALEEIVEVLDGKRIVQNHTHRHDDILTVLRLSKEFGFKVVLHHVSEGWKVADEIAAAHAPCSVIMIDSPGGKLETRDADWRTPAILEKAGVLVGFHTDDPITDSRLFIRSAALAVRAGMTRKGALEAVTIANAKILGLDARVGSLEPGKDADFILLSGDPLSVYTHVEETWVEGKKVFDRSRPEDHLYAVGGPGAGDSRRAQLCCFTSAWDLIAAANGGDQ